One Paenibacillus riograndensis SBR5 DNA segment encodes these proteins:
- a CDS encoding TetR/AcrR family transcriptional regulator: protein MPYPEGHKLKVRKHIITSAAKAFRTKGVRNISLPYIMKGAGLTHGGFYSHFENKEQLVIEAFHFAIDDTIELLQKVADKNEDQPQIQSVIEFYLSSVHRDQTEIGCILPTLSGEISQLSEEVRQAYTRELQRFMKFISDMAGVDASTGYALVNSMVGTVALARAVSDPKLSDDLLLAGKNQAKRIIEASIG, encoded by the coding sequence AAGTTAAAAGTCAGAAAACATATCATTACGAGTGCCGCAAAAGCTTTCCGAACCAAAGGCGTTCGTAACATCAGCCTGCCATACATCATGAAAGGTGCAGGACTGACACATGGGGGATTTTACTCCCATTTTGAGAACAAAGAGCAGCTGGTTATTGAGGCTTTTCATTTTGCCATTGACGATACGATAGAACTTTTACAAAAGGTAGCTGACAAGAACGAAGACCAGCCGCAAATTCAGTCCGTTATTGAATTTTATTTAAGCTCTGTTCATCGGGATCAGACGGAGATCGGCTGTATACTACCTACGCTGTCAGGGGAGATTTCCCAATTATCGGAAGAAGTTCGACAAGCGTACACCCGTGAGTTGCAGCGATTCATGAAGTTTATTAGTGATATGGCAGGAGTCGATGCCTCTACCGGTTATGCTCTGGTAAACAGTATGGTCGGTACAGTTGCTTTGGCACGCGCGGTCAGTGATCCGAAGCTCAGTGATGATTTATTACTGGCAGGCAAAAACCAGGCAAAGCGAATCATAGAGGCTTCTATAGGTTAA
- a CDS encoding GNAT family N-acetyltransferase gives MITREASMKDYPQLRQIYLDSRRGSFHWANADEMTLDDFDQDTSEEQILLAEENAQVLGFASLYVPNRFIHNLFVHPTASGKGVGDLLLKRAVAELGTPVTLKCVSENHKALSFYNKRGWKAVVEEGEPGARYWVLVYE, from the coding sequence ATGATAACCAGAGAAGCGAGTATGAAAGACTATCCACAATTGAGACAAATTTATCTGGATTCCCGTCGTGGAAGTTTTCATTGGGCCAATGCTGATGAGATGACGCTTGATGATTTTGACCAAGATACATCGGAAGAACAAATTCTTCTGGCAGAGGAGAATGCCCAGGTTCTCGGATTCGCCTCATTATATGTACCTAACCGCTTTATTCATAATTTGTTTGTACACCCGACTGCTTCAGGCAAAGGTGTTGGCGATCTGCTACTCAAACGCGCTGTGGCCGAACTGGGAACGCCAGTCACGTTAAAATGTGTCTCCGAGAATCATAAAGCGCTCAGTTTCTATAACAAGCGGGGCTGGAAAGCCGTTGTGGAGGAAGGAGAGCCTGGGGCGAGATATTGGGTTCTTGTTTATGAATGA
- a CDS encoding NAD-dependent epimerase/dehydratase family protein has translation MKILVTGGTGLLGGRLIPKLVEDGHQIFALTRSVSSHAKLKAMGATPVDADLESSMPFVLPMIDAVVHAAALFRFSGPREPFFRTNVDGTAALLKAAESACAKTFVYISAAGIHMDNSGTLIRDADESAPTFPNHFSAYLASKARADSLVLAANKPGFRTIALRPPAIWGPGDPFSRALPEAVRSGQFAFIDHGDYPFSTCHVDNVVEAIQCALERGEGGHAFFIKDQEGQTFREFAASLANLQGLSIDKMRSMSYWLVSAIGRLFDTIWAVTRKDGDPPISRSMIRMIGREFTVNDAAARRELGYVGRTLRDAGLQSYEEPSARR, from the coding sequence ATGAAAATTCTCGTCACGGGAGGCACCGGCCTGCTCGGCGGCCGCCTGATCCCGAAGCTAGTGGAGGATGGTCACCAGATTTTCGCCCTCACACGCTCCGTATCATCTCACGCCAAACTCAAGGCCATGGGTGCGACGCCGGTCGATGCCGATCTGGAAAGCAGCATGCCATTCGTGTTACCGATGATCGATGCGGTTGTGCATGCGGCCGCCCTTTTCCGCTTTTCAGGGCCTCGCGAACCCTTCTTCCGTACCAACGTCGATGGCACCGCAGCCTTGCTGAAGGCAGCCGAGTCCGCCTGTGCGAAGACATTCGTTTACATCAGCGCGGCGGGGATCCACATGGATAACAGCGGTACGCTCATCCGCGACGCTGATGAAAGCGCGCCGACTTTCCCGAACCACTTCTCCGCCTACCTGGCGAGCAAGGCACGGGCTGATTCATTGGTTCTTGCAGCCAACAAACCCGGCTTTCGAACGATCGCGCTTCGCCCACCGGCTATCTGGGGGCCTGGTGATCCGTTTAGCCGAGCGCTTCCCGAAGCAGTCAGATCTGGACAGTTCGCGTTCATCGACCACGGCGATTACCCTTTTTCAACCTGCCATGTGGACAATGTGGTTGAAGCCATACAATGCGCTCTTGAACGCGGAGAAGGCGGTCATGCCTTCTTCATCAAAGACCAGGAAGGGCAGACTTTCCGTGAGTTCGCCGCCTCGCTTGCGAATTTGCAGGGCCTGTCCATCGATAAGATGCGTTCGATGTCCTACTGGCTCGTCTCTGCCATTGGCCGGCTGTTCGACACGATCTGGGCCGTCACGCGGAAAGACGGCGATCCGCCGATCTCACGCTCGATGATACGCATGATTGGGCGTGAGTTCACCGTCAACGATGCCGCTGCACGTCGAGAGTTGGGCTATGTCGGAAGAACTTTGCGCGACGCTGGCTTGCAAAGCTATGAGGAACCATCTGCTCGACGATAG
- the gap gene encoding type I glyceraldehyde-3-phosphate dehydrogenase, whose product MTVKVGINGFGRIGRLAFRRIQDVEGVEVVAINDLTNAKMLAHLLKYDTTQGTFHGDIEVHDGSFKVNGKEVKVLAKRNPEELPWGELGVDIVLECTGFFTTKEKAELHLKGGAKKVVISAPAAGDMKTIVYNVNHDTLDGTETVISGASCTTNCLAPMAKTLHDKFGIQSGLMTTVHAYTGNQNTLDAPDPKDNFRAARASAENIVPYSTGAAKAIGLVLPELKGKLDGASQRVPVPTGSVTELVAVLNTKVTVEQVNAAMKEASDPETFGYTEDEIVSSDIKGITFGSLFDATQTKVLTVGDQQLVKTVAWYDNEMSYTAQLVRTLKHFAKIAR is encoded by the coding sequence ATGACTGTAAAAGTAGGTATAAACGGTTTTGGACGAATCGGACGACTCGCTTTTCGCCGAATTCAAGATGTGGAAGGCGTCGAGGTTGTAGCGATTAACGACCTTACGAACGCTAAAATGTTAGCTCATCTGCTCAAATATGATACGACGCAAGGCACTTTTCACGGTGATATTGAAGTTCATGACGGATCCTTCAAAGTAAACGGCAAAGAGGTTAAGGTTTTGGCTAAGCGGAATCCTGAAGAGCTTCCTTGGGGAGAGCTTGGCGTTGATATTGTTCTCGAATGTACAGGCTTCTTCACCACGAAAGAAAAGGCCGAACTTCACCTGAAAGGCGGAGCGAAGAAAGTCGTCATTTCCGCCCCTGCTGCAGGTGATATGAAAACGATCGTATACAACGTGAACCATGACACACTGGACGGAACGGAAACCGTCATTTCCGGCGCTTCCTGCACAACCAACTGCCTGGCCCCTATGGCTAAAACTCTGCACGACAAGTTCGGTATCCAATCCGGGCTGATGACGACCGTTCACGCTTACACGGGTAACCAAAACACGCTTGACGCTCCGGATCCAAAAGACAATTTCCGAGCTGCGCGCGCCTCAGCGGAGAACATCGTTCCATACTCCACCGGTGCCGCAAAAGCCATTGGCCTGGTTCTTCCGGAATTGAAGGGCAAACTGGATGGGGCATCTCAACGTGTACCTGTACCAACAGGTTCCGTGACTGAACTCGTTGCCGTTTTGAATACCAAGGTAACGGTTGAGCAAGTTAACGCTGCTATGAAAGAAGCTTCCGATCCAGAAACTTTCGGTTACACGGAAGACGAAATTGTATCTTCCGATATCAAAGGCATCACATTCGGTTCGCTCTTCGACGCCACGCAGACGAAAGTTCTGACAGTCGGTGACCAGCAATTGGTGAAAACCGTAGCTTGGTACGATAACGAAATGTCTTATACAGCCCAATTGGTTCGTACTCTGAAGCATTTCGCTAAGATCGCTAGATAA
- a CDS encoding 4-hydroxyphenylacetate 3-hydroxylase family protein, whose protein sequence is MAVKNGKEYTERINRQQINIWYQGKIIKTPLSSHPAFNGLMKTQAEMYDMQHQKKFMEQMTFQSGTDGERYGLSFLAPRSKEDLVRRRIMMELWVEKHHGFLGRSPDYMNTTLMSLYTAAHLLQEYNPEYEDNLKKYYEYCRSQDITLSHAFIQPFASRLSELVDEVDVSITAKVINRKENGIVVNGAFMMATQAATCDEILVFPSPFPSMQEQDNPYAFAFAVPNDLEGMTFICRESYSGSSHYDHPLSSRFEEMDAMVIFDHVFIPRYRIFYLGNEEIGERLFSEGNFHSHAGHQVLTRYIGKTEFLLGLISKLSDEQNIALEAVTIERISRILTMLENLRSLRLASEIMAEPDSKGYYVPAQKPLIAATMQYSSFYQEMLGMLQDISSSSLVMLPSETDLESDAGDFIRLYLKGQDTSACDRISLFRLTWELGVGPFGGRQKQFERFFFGNTRTLTSRMYNGYSLDKYKAMIDEFLHRGETH, encoded by the coding sequence ATGGCAGTTAAGAACGGCAAAGAATATACCGAGCGTATCAACCGCCAGCAAATCAATATATGGTATCAGGGTAAAATCATCAAAACGCCTTTATCCAGCCATCCCGCTTTCAACGGATTAATGAAGACCCAAGCTGAAATGTATGATATGCAGCATCAGAAGAAATTCATGGAACAAATGACCTTTCAGAGCGGGACTGACGGGGAGCGTTACGGACTTTCCTTCCTGGCACCGAGAAGCAAGGAAGACCTGGTTCGCAGGAGAATCATGATGGAATTGTGGGTAGAGAAGCACCATGGGTTTTTAGGGAGATCACCAGATTATATGAACACGACGCTGATGTCTTTATATACCGCGGCTCATCTGTTACAAGAGTACAATCCGGAATATGAAGATAATCTCAAAAAGTACTATGAATACTGCCGCAGTCAGGACATCACATTATCCCATGCATTCATTCAGCCGTTTGCCAGCCGATTGTCCGAGCTGGTAGACGAGGTTGATGTTTCCATTACAGCTAAAGTTATCAATCGCAAAGAGAACGGAATTGTGGTAAACGGTGCTTTTATGATGGCTACGCAGGCAGCAACCTGTGATGAAATACTGGTGTTCCCTTCACCTTTCCCTTCCATGCAGGAACAGGATAATCCATATGCCTTTGCATTTGCCGTTCCCAATGATCTGGAAGGGATGACCTTCATATGTCGTGAGAGTTATTCAGGCTCATCTCATTATGATCATCCGCTGAGCAGCAGATTTGAAGAAATGGACGCCATGGTTATCTTCGATCACGTGTTCATACCACGCTACCGTATCTTTTACTTAGGGAATGAAGAGATTGGAGAGCGGCTGTTCAGCGAAGGGAATTTTCACAGCCATGCCGGTCATCAGGTGCTTACACGCTACATTGGCAAGACGGAATTTCTTCTCGGCCTGATCTCTAAATTGTCGGATGAACAGAATATCGCTCTCGAAGCGGTTACTATAGAACGGATATCTCGGATTTTGACCATGCTTGAAAATTTGAGATCCCTTCGCCTGGCTTCGGAAATTATGGCAGAACCGGATTCCAAGGGCTATTATGTGCCGGCCCAAAAGCCGCTGATTGCTGCTACGATGCAGTATTCCTCTTTTTATCAGGAGATGCTGGGTATGCTCCAGGACATCAGTTCCAGCAGCCTTGTTATGCTTCCTTCCGAGACAGACCTGGAATCTGATGCCGGCGACTTTATCCGTCTTTATCTTAAAGGACAGGATACATCAGCCTGCGACCGGATTTCTCTTTTCCGGCTGACCTGGGAACTGGGTGTCGGTCCCTTCGGCGGCAGACAGAAACAGTTTGAGCGCTTTTTCTTTGGAAACACCCGTACGCTTACTTCCCGAATGTATAACGGGTACAGTCTGGACAAATACAAAGCGATGATTGATGAATTTCTGCACCGCGGGGAAACCCACTGA
- a CDS encoding Crp/Fnr family transcriptional regulator yields the protein MYPTIKNKASVTFPCLTSIPDSYWMQCEIRTVSPSTSLSIREGHIFQHAVFVLCGTVRIFKGNEQGREITLYRVQDGQNCVLMMASILGDTPYEASVEVEAETELLLVPIPLFKKWIEICQPLKQFIFGQMVERITSVMTLLDNVAFRPINYRIAQFLLGRTDENHATLRITHEQAAIELGTAREVVSRALKVLTDNRLISQGRGYIEVLDRDRLIQVLQDEVL from the coding sequence ATGTACCCTACCATTAAAAACAAGGCATCCGTAACGTTCCCCTGCTTGACCTCTATTCCCGACTCGTATTGGATGCAGTGCGAAATTAGGACCGTCTCGCCAAGCACGTCCCTATCTATCCGCGAGGGTCATATATTTCAGCATGCCGTTTTTGTTCTGTGCGGCACGGTTCGCATCTTTAAGGGGAATGAACAGGGCAGAGAAATTACCCTTTATCGCGTGCAGGATGGCCAAAATTGCGTCCTCATGATGGCTAGTATTTTAGGGGATACCCCTTATGAAGCATCAGTGGAGGTTGAGGCCGAAACGGAGCTTTTACTCGTACCGATCCCACTTTTCAAGAAATGGATTGAAATCTGTCAACCGCTGAAGCAATTTATTTTTGGTCAAATGGTTGAGCGAATTACGTCCGTCATGACCTTGCTCGACAATGTTGCTTTCCGGCCGATAAACTATAGAATTGCTCAGTTCCTGCTGGGACGCACCGACGAGAATCACGCGACTCTCCGCATTACGCACGAACAAGCTGCGATTGAGCTTGGTACCGCCAGGGAGGTCGTCAGCCGCGCTCTGAAAGTGTTAACGGATAACCGTCTAATCTCCCAGGGCAGAGGATACATAGAAGTCTTGGACCGGGACCGGCTGATCCAAGTTCTTCAAGATGAGGTCTTGTGA
- a CDS encoding YgaP family membrane protein, which translates to MRNLSGFDRSLRALLGIGMLVVFFQADSVWRYVGLLGVFPLLTSILGSCIVYRWFGINTYRSNRGAHHK; encoded by the coding sequence ATGAGAAATCTTAGCGGTTTCGATCGATCCTTGCGGGCCTTGCTCGGTATCGGTATGCTTGTGGTGTTCTTTCAAGCTGATTCCGTCTGGCGGTATGTCGGTTTGCTGGGAGTGTTCCCCTTACTGACATCTATTTTAGGGTCTTGCATTGTCTACAGGTGGTTTGGCATCAACACTTACCGCAGTAACAGGGGGGCGCATCACAAATGA
- a CDS encoding carboxymuconolactone decarboxylase family protein translates to MNYYDSNNLKKIPDLIRLAPEAAQSYLTFEHEVYEELKAIPLRTKELIALAVAHVTGCPYCIDTHVKKFQSLGGTREEIFEAVLVATCTRAGAVLSHATHSLVAYEEDRTQEQQMSNEVQPKQKPDCFC, encoded by the coding sequence ATGAACTACTATGATAGCAATAACTTAAAAAAGATCCCTGACCTTATTCGTCTTGCACCGGAAGCGGCCCAATCGTACTTAACCTTCGAGCATGAAGTGTATGAGGAGCTTAAGGCAATACCCTTACGAACGAAAGAACTTATTGCGTTGGCCGTCGCCCATGTAACGGGCTGTCCTTACTGCATAGACACGCACGTCAAAAAATTTCAATCCCTTGGCGGAACACGAGAGGAGATATTCGAAGCGGTTCTTGTCGCAACTTGCACACGTGCGGGTGCCGTGCTGAGTCATGCGACCCATTCCTTGGTTGCCTATGAAGAAGACAGGACCCAGGAGCAGCAAATGTCAAATGAGGTGCAACCGAAGCAAAAACCGGATTGCTTCTGCTGA
- the hemL gene encoding glutamate-1-semialdehyde 2,1-aminomutase, whose product MNLSAKRMDSCSIAAFERAKRVIPGGVNSPVRAFSTVNLPPVFAARGQGAHLFDIDGNEFIDYIGSWGPLILGHAHPEVVEAIREAAFQGTSFGLSTEIEIKMAEWICRSMPSIEMVRMVNSGTEASMSALRLARGYTKRQKIVKFQGGYHGHADALLIKSGSGAATLGLPDSPGVPDSVAAHTLTAPYNSMDSVRFLFEQYGEQIAAVIVEPVAGNMGVIPPVPGFLHGLREITKQYGSLLIFDEVMTGYRVGFHGAQGLYGIDPDLTCLGKIIGGGLPVGAYGGKREIMEQVAPVGSIYQAGTLSGNPLAMAAGYRTLRLLEGPGVYEELDRKAASLTEGFLQIAKLAGIPLKINRVGSMFSAFFSEQEVVDYDTAKRSNMQIFKAYYAAMLELGILTAPTPYEVNFVSTAHSDEDIERSISAYYQALIRISNKG is encoded by the coding sequence ATGAATCTCAGTGCAAAAAGAATGGATTCCTGTTCCATAGCAGCATTCGAGCGAGCCAAAAGAGTGATACCTGGTGGGGTAAATAGCCCTGTTCGTGCATTTTCAACAGTAAACTTACCACCTGTTTTTGCGGCAAGAGGCCAAGGAGCTCACTTGTTCGATATCGACGGTAACGAATTTATCGATTATATCGGATCGTGGGGACCTTTGATACTTGGACACGCTCATCCTGAAGTGGTGGAGGCGATCAGGGAAGCAGCGTTTCAAGGAACAAGCTTTGGCTTGTCTACGGAAATTGAAATCAAAATGGCTGAATGGATATGCAGGAGTATGCCGTCTATTGAAATGGTGCGTATGGTGAACTCCGGTACGGAAGCTTCGATGAGCGCATTACGATTGGCAAGAGGATATACAAAGCGGCAAAAAATCGTAAAGTTTCAAGGTGGGTACCATGGACATGCCGATGCGCTATTGATCAAGTCAGGCTCAGGCGCCGCTACCCTGGGATTGCCGGATAGTCCGGGAGTACCCGATAGTGTTGCTGCCCATACACTTACAGCGCCCTATAATAGCATGGACAGCGTCCGCTTCCTATTTGAACAATATGGAGAACAAATTGCTGCTGTTATCGTCGAGCCTGTTGCGGGCAACATGGGGGTTATCCCGCCAGTTCCAGGATTTCTCCACGGGTTGCGCGAGATTACGAAGCAGTACGGCAGCTTGCTTATTTTTGATGAAGTGATGACGGGATATCGCGTAGGTTTTCATGGGGCGCAAGGGCTATATGGAATCGATCCGGATCTCACCTGTCTTGGTAAGATCATCGGAGGCGGGTTGCCCGTCGGCGCATACGGCGGTAAACGCGAGATTATGGAGCAGGTTGCTCCTGTCGGGTCAATCTATCAGGCGGGCACATTATCAGGCAATCCGCTTGCTATGGCAGCAGGATATCGAACCTTACGATTACTGGAAGGGCCGGGAGTGTATGAGGAGTTGGATAGAAAAGCGGCCAGTTTGACAGAAGGTTTCTTACAAATTGCCAAACTGGCAGGCATACCGCTCAAAATAAACAGGGTGGGCTCGATGTTCTCAGCTTTTTTTTCGGAGCAGGAGGTTGTTGACTACGATACCGCCAAACGTTCGAATATGCAGATATTTAAGGCGTATTATGCAGCTATGCTAGAGCTTGGTATTTTAACTGCTCCTACACCATACGAGGTGAATTTCGTATCAACAGCCCATTCAGACGAGGATATCGAAAGGTCGATCAGCGCTTATTATCAAGCATTGATTAGAATCAGCAATAAGGGGTGA
- a CDS encoding type 1 glutamine amidotransferase: MRIHYLQHVPFESPERISDWVKDKGYELKGTLLYESTHFPLQSEFDLLVILGGPMGVYDEEKFPWLVREKTFIKETIRQRKMVLGICLGAQLIAEALGGKVYRNQYKEIGWHPVKMTEESRSSVFFKRFPGEYVPFHWHGDTFALPDGVKTAAISLGCANQAFEYNGHVIGLQFHLESSNDSILKLIEHCGDEIEPGTYVQLPDQMMDQTSFLAHSNTILVHLLDTLDKNNQDRRK; this comes from the coding sequence ATGAGAATTCATTACTTGCAGCATGTTCCATTCGAATCGCCTGAACGAATATCGGATTGGGTTAAGGACAAAGGCTATGAGTTAAAGGGGACTTTATTATACGAAAGCACGCATTTTCCACTTCAGTCGGAGTTCGATCTACTAGTCATTCTGGGTGGCCCGATGGGGGTGTACGATGAGGAGAAGTTTCCATGGCTTGTCCGCGAGAAGACATTTATCAAAGAAACAATCCGGCAGCGGAAGATGGTACTCGGCATATGCTTGGGCGCGCAACTGATTGCTGAAGCGCTTGGCGGAAAAGTATACAGAAATCAGTACAAGGAGATTGGGTGGCATCCTGTAAAAATGACAGAAGAGTCTCGGAGTTCTGTATTTTTCAAACGATTTCCGGGGGAGTATGTTCCTTTTCATTGGCATGGAGATACGTTTGCTTTACCGGATGGAGTCAAGACGGCTGCAATCAGTCTTGGCTGCGCTAATCAGGCGTTCGAATACAACGGGCACGTGATCGGGCTGCAATTTCACCTGGAGAGCAGCAATGACAGCATCTTAAAGCTGATTGAACACTGCGGTGATGAAATTGAACCAGGCACGTATGTCCAACTTCCGGATCAAATGATGGATCAGACGTCTTTTCTGGCTCATTCGAATACCATTTTGGTACATTTACTCGATACATTGGATAAGAACAATCAAGACCGAAGAAAATAA
- a CDS encoding serine hydrolase domain-containing protein — MNNELLNDLVLSVKSQNLHVLNVIVRQDGNIIAKHDFKEEKPTLLYSVSKTFTSMAVGIAISEGYFKISDLVIDFFPDIQHVPINEYLKEMTIHDLLCMGTGHAECPVMKADWSNGKEWDISQLFFYEPIIFKPGTHFTYNNASTYMLSKIISSTTGSNLNEYLDEKIFRHLDIPKPKWDTCPKGISQGFSGLYLTAEQLSRFGQLILDKGIWKGKQLIPSSYIEQATSVQIKTNDFTPYFATADHHQGYGYQIWMNSYSNSYRMDGLYGQYVVMLPEKNAVITYISDEPQNMTGVLELTWDTLIEKL, encoded by the coding sequence ATGAATAATGAATTATTGAATGATTTAGTGTTGTCCGTAAAAAGTCAGAATCTTCATGTGCTGAATGTAATTGTTAGACAAGATGGTAATATAATTGCTAAACATGATTTTAAAGAAGAAAAGCCTACTCTCTTGTATTCAGTAAGTAAGACGTTTACATCAATGGCAGTCGGTATTGCTATTAGTGAAGGTTACTTTAAAATTAGTGACCTCGTTATAGATTTTTTTCCAGATATTCAACATGTACCAATAAATGAATATCTAAAAGAGATGACTATTCATGATTTGCTCTGTATGGGAACTGGACATGCAGAATGCCCAGTTATGAAGGCAGATTGGAGTAACGGTAAAGAATGGGATATTTCTCAATTGTTCTTTTATGAACCGATTATATTCAAACCGGGTACTCACTTTACATATAACAATGCTTCAACATATATGCTTTCAAAAATCATAAGCAGTACTACGGGGAGTAACCTAAATGAATATTTGGATGAAAAAATATTCAGACATTTAGATATACCGAAACCTAAATGGGATACATGTCCAAAAGGAATTTCTCAAGGATTTTCAGGGCTATATTTAACAGCGGAGCAATTATCAAGATTTGGTCAATTGATTCTTGATAAAGGAATTTGGAAGGGTAAGCAACTTATTCCTTCAAGTTATATTGAACAAGCAACATCTGTCCAAATAAAAACCAATGATTTTACCCCGTATTTTGCTACGGCAGACCATCATCAAGGTTACGGTTATCAAATATGGATGAACTCATATTCTAATTCATATCGTATGGATGGTTTATATGGTCAATATGTTGTAATGCTACCAGAGAAGAATGCAGTTATAACATATATTTCAGATGAACCACAAAATATGACAGGGGTTCTTGAACTAACATGGGATACTTTAATAGAGAAACTATAA
- a CDS encoding TetR/AcrR family transcriptional regulator gives MMKVDRRVLKSQEAIKKAIIELMSEKSFDDITIRDISDRANVNRGTIYLHYMDKYDLLDKLIEEHISNLRELCHSASEMTFQEGNYVWFEYFAENHLFFTTMLNTKSAAYFRSRFLDLVVQEYKPEVDVTEGKNQGLSEEVFLQFFGAAVVGAVEWWFRNGMLVPPRVMAEQTGILLDRNF, from the coding sequence ATGATGAAAGTGGATCGAAGGGTACTCAAATCTCAAGAAGCAATCAAGAAAGCCATTATTGAGCTGATGTCTGAAAAAAGCTTTGATGATATAACCATTCGGGATATTTCCGACAGGGCCAATGTAAATCGAGGAACCATCTATCTCCATTACATGGATAAGTATGATTTGCTTGATAAGCTTATCGAAGAACATATCAGCAATCTCCGTGAGCTTTGCCATTCTGCATCCGAGATGACCTTCCAAGAGGGAAATTATGTCTGGTTCGAATACTTTGCGGAGAATCATTTGTTCTTTACAACCATGCTAAACACGAAAAGCGCAGCTTATTTTCGCAGTCGATTCCTTGATTTAGTTGTCCAAGAGTATAAGCCCGAGGTCGATGTAACCGAAGGGAAAAATCAAGGTTTAAGTGAAGAGGTTTTTCTTCAATTTTTTGGGGCAGCGGTCGTGGGTGCAGTGGAATGGTGGTTCAGGAACGGAATGCTGGTACCACCTCGTGTCATGGCAGAACAAACAGGAATATTGTTAGATCGGAATTTTTAA
- a CDS encoding DUF2255 family protein: MGTWSNEELRKIRDADDLHISPFREDGVTYGTPTWIWSVVVESSIYVRAYYGQNSRWYQAAVRQKAGRITVAGMAFEVSFEPIEGQMSDVIDNAYRTKYKGSPYLDAMISTRARSATVKVLPRMTRT; the protein is encoded by the coding sequence ATGGGTACATGGTCGAATGAAGAGCTGCGCAAGATTAGGGATGCTGATGACCTGCACATCTCACCTTTCCGTGAAGACGGCGTAACCTACGGCACTCCGACTTGGATTTGGTCTGTTGTGGTTGAAAGTTCCATTTATGTGCGAGCCTATTACGGACAGAACTCCCGTTGGTACCAAGCAGCAGTTCGGCAGAAGGCAGGACGAATCACTGTCGCCGGCATGGCGTTTGAGGTTTCTTTTGAACCGATCGAAGGACAGATGAGCGACGTCATCGACAATGCGTACCGTACGAAATATAAAGGCAGTCCCTATCTTGATGCGATGATCAGCACGAGAGCCCGTTCTGCGACCGTCAAGGTTTTACCTCGAATGACCAGAACTTGA